TAAGTAGTAGTGTGGTGAGAGAGATTGCAAGGTTTGGCGGCTCTATCGATCATCTCGTTCCCCCACACATTGCCCTAGATATATACCAATGCTACAATCACAACTCTCCAATGTTGAACCCAATTTCAACGGAAGCAACCCCCCCTCTGAAGAATATGTCAGTGGAGAGGGAAGCGTAGATATTCAGCAGGAACTCAACCGCCTAGAGGAAATAGTTCTCTCTAGTCTCAGGATTCCTCTGACGGGACGCACTCTTATAGATGAAGAAAAGCTGTTAGAACAGCTTGATTACATCCGGCTGGCTTTACCATCACTTTTTCAAGAAGCAGCAGCCATCCTTGAGCAAAAGGATGAAATTCTGCTAGAAGCGGAAGAGTATGGACAGCAGGTTGTTGAGGCCGCGCAAGCAAAAAGAGCGCAAATTTTAGCTGAAAGCGATATTATTCAACACGCAGAACAAGAAGCTGAACAACTGCGGCGACAAGTGCAACAAGAGTGTGAGGGAATAATGCAAGAAACCCTCGCGGAGATTGAGCGCAAGCGGTATGCTTGTCAGCAAGAGTTAGAACTTATGCGACAAACTGCGATCGCTCAAGCTCAAGAAATTGAAGATGGTGCCGATCAATATGCTGATGGCATTTTGGGCAATATCGAGCAGGATCTCAAAGATATGTTGCGAATTGTCACCAACGGACGGCAACAATTGCAAATTGATAACCTCACCCAGCGCAATTCACCTCCTGGCAAAAAAAGATAAACTGTAGTCCTAGCATTTACCAGTTTGGGTTGACGGATTTGTAGAAAGATGGTTTGATACATTTTTCTCATCGAGACGCAATGTACACATCCCGTTTTTACAAAAGATGCTTCGCCAGAGGCGCAACAGATGATTGAGCTAGTTGCGAGTGTCAGGATATAACTAGGTTTTATCCAACGAGACTTAAAATTTATTCAGGTTGTACAGTCAAAC
This Nostoc sp. KVJ3 DNA region includes the following protein-coding sequences:
- a CDS encoding DivIVA domain-containing protein — translated: MLQSQLSNVEPNFNGSNPPSEEYVSGEGSVDIQQELNRLEEIVLSSLRIPLTGRTLIDEEKLLEQLDYIRLALPSLFQEAAAILEQKDEILLEAEEYGQQVVEAAQAKRAQILAESDIIQHAEQEAEQLRRQVQQECEGIMQETLAEIERKRYACQQELELMRQTAIAQAQEIEDGADQYADGILGNIEQDLKDMLRIVTNGRQQLQIDNLTQRNSPPGKKR